In the Telopea speciosissima isolate NSW1024214 ecotype Mountain lineage chromosome 2, Tspe_v1, whole genome shotgun sequence genome, one interval contains:
- the LOC122650424 gene encoding fasciclin-like arabinogalactan protein 12 produces the protein MIKNMKQLIHLQHSSSLLLLIMMTPLFTTTLAQSPTSSPAPSGPTNITAILEKAGRFSIMIRLLKSTGVGDQLNSILNTSNQGLTFFAPPDNAFSSLPTGTLNSFTDQQKIQLVQFHVLPTYVPVLQFQTLTNPVQTQAGNSRNSQFPLNILTNGSSVNMTTGIVNASVAGTIYTDGQLAVYQVDQVLLPLQFYVSPPPALPPAPTPAPSKKKSHSSDA, from the exons ATGATCAAGAACATGAAACAGCTTATTCACCTCCAACATTCCTCATCACTTCTCTTACTGATCATGATGACCCCCCTCTTCACCACAACCTTAGCTCAGTCACCCACAAGCAGCCCAGC CCCTTCTGGCCCTACCAACATCACAGCAATACTAGAGAAGGCTGGGCGGTTCAGCATCATGATCAGGTTACTGAAGAGCACCGGAGTTGGAGACCAGCTCAACTCAATACTCAATACCTCAAACCAAGGCCTCACCTTCTTTGCCCCACCAGACAATGCCTTCTCAAGTCTCCCCACAGGGACACTTAACTCCTTCACAGATCAGCAGAAGATACAGTTGGTACAGTTTCATGTGCTCCCTACTTATGTTCCAGTCTTACAGTTCCAGACACTGACCAACCCTGTTCAGACACAGGCAGGGAACAGCCGTAATAGCCAGTTTCCATTAAATATCTTAACTAATGGAAGTAGTGTGAACATGACTACTGGAATTGTTAATGCCAGTGTGGCCGGCACTATTTACACAGATGGGCAATTGGCTGTGTATCAGGTGGATCAAGTGCTCCTCCCCTTACAATTTTATGTTTCACCTCCACCGGCTCTGCCTCCAGCCCCCACTCCGGCTCCATCGAAGAAGAAGTCCCATTCGTCCGATGCC
- the LOC122650425 gene encoding dnaJ protein P58IPK homolog B-like, giving the protein MRTERSLKLSKHKDWYKILGISRSASISEIKRAYKKLALQWHPDKNVDNREEAEAKFREIAVAYEVLGDDEKRVTYDRGEDIEDMGIGMGGGGFNPFGGGGQQFSFHFDGGFPGDFGEFHF; this is encoded by the exons ATGAGGACTGAGAGATCTTTGAAATTGAGCAAACACAAGGACTGGTACAAGATTCTTGGAATATCGAGAAGTGCATCTATATCAGAAATTAAACGTGCATACAAGAAGCTTGCTTTACAATGGCACCCAGATAAGAATGTTGATAATAGAGAGGAGGCCGAAGCTAAGTTCCGAGAAATAGCTGTTGCATATGAG GTACTTGGAGATGATGAGAAACGTGTAACATATGACAGAGGTGAAGACATAGAGGACATGGGTATTGGAATGGGTGGCGGTGGTTTCAACCCTTTTGGTGGTGGGGGACAACAATTCAGTTTCCATTTTGATGGCGGTTTCCCTGGGGATTTTGGTGAATTTCATTTTTGA